In one window of Rhizobium oryzihabitans DNA:
- the clpS gene encoding ATP-dependent Clp protease adapter ClpS, whose translation MSDSPVDLKPKPKVKPKLERPKLYKVILLNDDYTPREFVTVVLKAVFRMSEDTGHRVMMTAHRFGSAVVVVCERDIAETKAKEATDLGKEAGFPLMFTTEPEE comes from the coding sequence ATGAGTGACAGTCCTGTCGATCTCAAACCGAAACCGAAAGTCAAACCCAAGCTGGAACGGCCGAAACTTTACAAGGTCATCCTGCTGAATGACGATTATACGCCACGCGAATTCGTGACCGTGGTGCTGAAGGCCGTGTTCCGCATGAGCGAGGACACCGGCCATCGCGTGATGATGACGGCGCATCGTTTCGGCAGCGCGGTCGTCGTGGTCTGCGAACGCGATATTGCCGAGACCAAGGCCAAGGAGGCGACCGATCTTGGCAAGGAAGCCGGGTTTCCGCTGATGTTCACCACGGAGCCGGAGGAGTGA
- a CDS encoding GNAT family N-acetyltransferase: MSSATITLREADSADLPGLLELYQALNPSDPQLTAQEARTAFNAMLGQPGLTVFLATEGGEPVATATLLVVPNLTRSARPYALIENVVTLASHRGRGYGRAVVRHAIEVAFAANCYKVMLLTGRQRPEVQAFYESCGFVQNKTGFQVRRD; the protein is encoded by the coding sequence ATGTCCTCAGCAACCATCACCCTGCGCGAGGCGGACTCCGCCGATCTGCCCGGCTTGCTTGAACTTTACCAGGCGCTCAATCCATCCGACCCGCAACTGACGGCACAAGAGGCAAGAACCGCTTTCAACGCAATGCTCGGCCAACCTGGCCTTACCGTGTTTCTGGCAACGGAGGGCGGAGAACCCGTCGCGACGGCCACGCTTCTGGTGGTTCCAAACCTGACGCGCTCCGCCCGCCCCTATGCCCTCATCGAAAATGTGGTGACATTGGCGAGCCATCGCGGCCGGGGATATGGCCGCGCGGTTGTACGCCATGCCATCGAGGTGGCCTTTGCCGCAAATTGCTACAAGGTAATGCTGCTGACTGGCCGCCAGCGTCCCGAGGTTCAGGCCTTTTACGAAAGCTGCGGCTTTGTGCAGAACAAGACGGGCTTTCAGGTGCGGCGGGACTAG
- the pth gene encoding aminoacyl-tRNA hydrolase: MKIIAGLGNPGSQYAGNRHNIGFMAVDALQRLPSFSPWARKFKAEISEGEIGGEKVLLMKPLTYMNLSGESVGEAMRFFKLAPADIIAIHDELDLPAGRARIKTGGGHGGHNGLKSLDAHCGKEYRRLRLGIGHPGDKERVHGHVLGDFAKSDRVWLEPLLDAIADNAAMLVKSEDSQLMNKLALATGSKPEAEKPAKAAKPAAQSHIHQARNSAQPKKLPETGPMAEMLKRMFGKKD; the protein is encoded by the coding sequence ATGAAGATCATCGCAGGACTCGGTAATCCCGGCTCGCAATATGCGGGAAACCGCCACAACATCGGTTTCATGGCCGTCGATGCGCTACAGCGCCTGCCCTCCTTCTCGCCCTGGGCGAGAAAGTTCAAGGCGGAGATTTCCGAAGGCGAGATCGGCGGCGAGAAAGTTCTGCTGATGAAGCCGCTCACCTATATGAACCTTTCCGGCGAATCCGTCGGCGAAGCCATGCGCTTCTTCAAGCTCGCCCCGGCGGACATCATCGCCATCCATGACGAACTCGATCTCCCCGCCGGCCGCGCGCGCATCAAGACGGGCGGCGGCCATGGCGGTCATAACGGCCTGAAGTCGCTCGATGCCCATTGCGGCAAGGAATACCGCCGTCTGCGTCTCGGCATTGGCCATCCCGGCGACAAGGAGCGCGTGCATGGCCATGTGCTCGGCGATTTTGCCAAGTCCGACCGGGTCTGGCTGGAGCCGCTGCTGGACGCCATTGCCGACAATGCCGCCATGCTGGTGAAATCAGAGGATTCGCAGCTAATGAACAAGCTGGCGCTTGCCACCGGCAGCAAGCCGGAAGCTGAAAAACCGGCAAAAGCTGCCAAGCCCGCCGCGCAATCCCACATCCATCAGGCACGCAATAGCGCCCAGCCGAAAAAGCTGCCGGAAACCGGACCCATGGCCGAAATGCTGAAGCGGATGTTCGGCAAGAAGGACTAG
- a CDS encoding substrate-binding periplasmic protein, whose amino-acid sequence MGLIRFCLVFLAFANPACAAKLFLTTEVYPPYNLQASDGSVRGVYIEQLKIVLEETGTDYEVTVMPWARAIAMATMQPMHCVFATARTAEREKLFKWVSPIHSDRNILVARREANIDVSSLEDAKKYRVGTQRGDYTEALLERLGFPQVDVGADFQITLHKLRAGRIDLMPMSESTFKSLPADTFKEVITFTRQQLGLACNKSVPDAVIAKLQARLDRLIADGTQQRIFDRYKLVSP is encoded by the coding sequence ATGGGATTGATCCGCTTTTGTCTGGTCTTTCTTGCTTTCGCCAATCCGGCCTGTGCGGCCAAGCTTTTCCTGACGACCGAGGTCTACCCGCCCTACAATCTGCAGGCGAGCGATGGCAGCGTACGTGGCGTCTATATAGAACAGCTCAAGATCGTGCTTGAGGAAACCGGCACCGATTACGAGGTCACCGTCATGCCCTGGGCGCGGGCAATCGCCATGGCGACGATGCAGCCCATGCATTGCGTCTTCGCCACGGCAAGAACCGCCGAACGCGAAAAGCTCTTCAAATGGGTCTCGCCGATCCACAGCGACCGCAACATTCTTGTGGCGCGTCGCGAGGCGAATATCGATGTTTCAAGCCTTGAGGACGCCAAGAAATACCGGGTCGGCACCCAGCGCGGCGACTATACCGAAGCCCTTCTGGAAAGGCTCGGTTTCCCGCAGGTGGATGTCGGTGCGGACTTCCAGATCACGCTTCACAAGCTGAGAGCAGGAAGAATCGACCTGATGCCCATGTCGGAGAGCACCTTCAAAAGCCTGCCCGCCGACACATTCAAGGAAGTGATAACCTTCACGCGGCAACAGCTGGGTCTTGCCTGCAACAAAAGCGTGCCCGACGCGGTCATTGCGAAATTGCAGGCCCGGCTGGACAGGCTGATCGCCGATGGAACACAACAGCGCATATTCGACCGCTACAAACTCGTCAGCCCCTGA
- a CDS encoding putative bifunctional diguanylate cyclase/phosphodiesterase codes for MAHSVESRFIAIVSGALLTVVAPLFTLLLTLSYHEAVRSQRNHLEILLSTNSQALARPLWDLDDDTINQITGTLVSDPMIKMVEVKDTSGQLDIVQTAGSDIIQDASSTIREVTYKTTKGSVTVGQLTIYYDDVSLLTSLSRTELSFITIFILAIVTMVLAAIAGNRFMVIRPLMRLTAAIEATRRLGSRHHVDWRSKDEIGRLAKSFNEMQTQLEKEELEIKNAHERKTEIYNRTPAMLFSLDRHDRIAAVSDYWVQATGYDRAKILGLNFVDLIHPDDRPLFQRRKAAQQSPDAPHTGITVRFHCMDGDAMDALILEKALDSGDATQQSTCLCVMTDVTELRQSEKRNRQQAISDHLTGLFNRQGFEAILDLQIRDADKNGSELACLFIDLDRFKAINDNLGHAAGDAVLREFTMKLEPLLTPLDSASRLGGDEFAILLAGDKVEERALQFCERICTMLDTPFEIENNSIRLSASIGMAIYPLHASSASELLQNADMAMYSRKRTGRNGSQIFDSSIMDRAREHAELERDIAQALSENWFEAYFQPIQDLASGRTAGFEALLRLNHPEKGLLSPAAIISLAEENGTINRIGNVILDQSIANLARLSLLPGMEHTYVAVNFSPLQFEPGLPTRIAGVLHRHGILPKRLVIEITEAVIMKDDPQIRAILNAIHQLGCRIALDDFGTGYSSLSYLSRFPVDIVKIDQSFTRSICDDAIEIRQRNRMLVEGIAAISHKMNCAVIAEGVETAEQKELLTEIGADYGQGYLFARPQPIERVMDALDAASEASRPVARQA; via the coding sequence ATGGCTCATTCCGTCGAAAGCCGCTTCATCGCGATTGTTTCCGGCGCACTTCTTACAGTGGTCGCTCCGCTATTCACGCTTTTGCTCACGCTCTCCTATCATGAGGCCGTTCGCAGCCAGCGTAATCATCTTGAAATCCTGCTGTCGACAAATTCTCAGGCGCTTGCCCGTCCCCTATGGGATCTCGACGACGACACGATAAACCAGATCACCGGAACCCTCGTTTCCGACCCCATGATCAAGATGGTCGAGGTCAAGGATACCTCCGGCCAGCTCGATATCGTCCAGACAGCCGGCAGCGACATCATTCAGGATGCCTCTTCGACGATACGCGAAGTGACCTACAAGACCACGAAGGGGTCCGTTACGGTCGGGCAACTGACGATCTATTATGACGACGTCAGCCTGCTGACCTCTCTCAGCCGCACCGAATTGTCCTTCATCACGATTTTCATCCTCGCCATTGTCACCATGGTTCTTGCGGCCATCGCCGGCAACCGTTTCATGGTCATCCGCCCGCTGATGCGACTCACGGCCGCCATAGAGGCGACACGACGTCTAGGCTCGCGCCACCATGTCGACTGGCGGTCCAAGGACGAGATCGGTCGGCTGGCCAAAAGCTTCAACGAGATGCAGACCCAGCTCGAAAAGGAAGAGCTGGAGATCAAGAACGCCCATGAGCGGAAAACCGAAATCTACAACCGCACGCCCGCCATGCTGTTCTCGCTCGACAGGCACGACCGGATTGCCGCCGTCAGCGACTACTGGGTGCAGGCGACCGGTTACGACCGGGCGAAAATACTCGGCCTGAATTTCGTCGATCTCATCCACCCGGATGATCGCCCCCTGTTCCAGAGGCGCAAGGCAGCCCAGCAGTCGCCGGACGCGCCGCATACGGGCATCACTGTTCGCTTCCATTGCATGGATGGCGATGCCATGGACGCCCTCATCCTCGAAAAAGCCCTCGATTCCGGCGATGCCACGCAGCAGAGCACCTGCCTCTGCGTCATGACGGATGTGACCGAACTGCGCCAGTCGGAGAAACGTAACCGTCAGCAGGCCATTTCCGATCATCTGACCGGTCTTTTCAATCGCCAGGGCTTCGAGGCAATTCTCGACCTGCAGATCCGCGACGCGGACAAAAACGGCAGCGAACTGGCGTGCCTGTTCATCGACCTCGACCGGTTCAAGGCGATCAACGACAATCTCGGTCATGCGGCGGGCGATGCGGTACTCCGCGAATTCACGATGAAACTCGAACCCCTGCTGACGCCGCTGGACAGCGCGTCACGTCTGGGCGGCGATGAATTCGCCATTCTGCTTGCCGGCGACAAGGTGGAAGAGCGCGCCCTGCAATTCTGCGAGCGCATCTGCACCATGCTGGACACGCCCTTCGAGATCGAAAACAACAGCATCCGTCTCAGCGCCAGCATCGGCATGGCGATTTACCCTCTGCACGCCTCCAGTGCCTCCGAACTGCTGCAGAATGCCGACATGGCCATGTATAGCCGCAAAAGAACGGGCAGGAACGGCTCACAGATTTTCGACAGTTCGATCATGGACCGGGCGCGCGAACATGCGGAGCTGGAACGGGATATCGCGCAGGCGCTTTCCGAAAACTGGTTCGAGGCGTATTTCCAGCCTATTCAGGATCTTGCAAGCGGCAGGACGGCCGGCTTCGAGGCGCTTTTGCGTCTCAACCACCCGGAAAAAGGTCTGCTCTCCCCCGCCGCCATCATCAGCCTTGCGGAAGAAAACGGCACCATCAATCGCATCGGCAATGTCATCCTCGATCAGTCGATTGCCAATCTTGCCAGGTTGTCGCTCCTGCCCGGCATGGAGCACACCTATGTGGCGGTGAATTTTTCGCCGCTGCAGTTCGAACCGGGATTGCCGACGCGGATCGCCGGCGTGCTGCATCGACACGGCATTCTTCCCAAACGGCTGGTCATCGAGATAACCGAAGCCGTCATCATGAAGGACGACCCGCAAATCCGGGCGATCCTCAACGCCATTCATCAGCTAGGCTGCCGCATCGCGCTGGACGATTTCGGCACGGGTTATTCCTCGCTCAGCTATCTCAGCCGTTTTCCGGTCGATATAGTCAAGATCGACCAGTCCTTCACCCGCTCCATCTGCGACGACGCGATTGAGATAAGGCAGCGCAACCGCATGCTGGTCGAGGGCATTGCCGCCATTTCCCACAAGATGAACTGCGCAGTCATTGCCGAGGGCGTCGAGACGGCAGAGCAGAAGGAACTTCTGACGGAGATCGGTGCGGATTACGGACAGGGCTATCTCTTTGCACGCCCGCAACCCATCGAAAGAGTGATGGACGCATTGGACGCGGCTTCGGAAGCAAGCCGCCCCGTAGCGCGGCAAGCGTGA
- a CDS encoding 50S ribosomal protein L25/general stress protein Ctc → MSKESYELKAEARERVGKGSSRELRRNGLIPAVIYGDKQAPISIALSTNEVTKRIHAGGFMTTVAIIDVDGKKIKVLPKDYQLDPVRDFTMHVDFLRVSGNTLVNVEVPVHFVNEEKSDIKIGGVLNIVRHTVEFHCPANDIPEFITVDLAGLKIGDNVHISNVKLPKNITPVIADRDFTIATIVAPAGGVAEETTEEASEE, encoded by the coding sequence ATGAGCAAAGAATCGTATGAGCTCAAGGCCGAGGCGCGCGAACGAGTTGGTAAGGGGTCCTCTCGTGAACTTCGCCGCAACGGTTTGATTCCCGCTGTCATCTATGGTGACAAGCAGGCCCCCATTTCCATCGCCCTGTCGACCAACGAAGTCACCAAGCGTATCCACGCCGGCGGTTTCATGACGACGGTTGCGATCATTGACGTCGACGGCAAGAAGATCAAGGTTCTCCCGAAGGACTACCAGCTTGATCCGGTCCGCGACTTCACCATGCATGTCGACTTCCTGCGCGTTTCGGGCAACACGCTCGTCAACGTTGAAGTTCCGGTTCACTTCGTCAACGAAGAAAAGTCGGACATCAAGATCGGCGGCGTTCTGAACATCGTTCGCCACACGGTGGAATTCCACTGCCCGGCCAACGACATTCCGGAGTTCATCACGGTTGATCTCGCTGGTCTGAAGATCGGCGACAACGTTCACATTTCGAATGTGAAGCTGCCGAAGAACATCACGCCTGTCATCGCTGACCGTGACTTCACGATCGCAACGATCGTCGCTCCGGCTGGCGGCGTTGCAGAAGAAACGACCGAAGAAGCTTCCGAGGAATAA
- a CDS encoding putative bifunctional diguanylate cyclase/phosphodiesterase — translation MLKVLQCLAVDHDYRYTAAAVFVCMLGSFVTMRLFSRARLATGVQKINWLFLAGVNGGAAIWTTHFVAMLGYVAAGDVGYDPYLTGLSLLIAIVTTTAGFGISAYGGRSVLVEAGGMILGLGIAAMHYTGMAAYNVQGMIFWSQAYVIASLVLGAVLGAVAINRVARPVNWFCQYSAVTFLILAIASMHYTGMASMSFAFDPRIVISENLLPPAVMGGGAIAVTLLLLALGLSTYVIDAQSTQQAVARYRHLSLHDPLTGIPNRAAFIEHLNRRTRHVSMGAHTALLSIDLDRFKEINDVHGHAAGDAVLRAIADRASSVLKAGEFLARMGGDEFVAMTHSYYTRADGAEFAQRLIEQISRPVEWSGQTFCVGASVGISVRNTSAIDADTLMAQADVAMYRAKSGTSDTICFYDKSMDEAARERNVLAIAMRSGLANNEFELYYQQQNDTRSGSIVGFEALLRWNRPERGMVSPAEFIPIAEQTGFIVDLGEWVLREACAQAALWKKSLSIAVNVAPQQLADNDFPEKVERILADTGLAPERLELEITEGSIIADHRHALVTIRKLKALGVKIAMDDYGTGYSSLSTLQSFPFDKIKIDRAFIDGLSTNLQSEAIVRSTLILAHSLNIPVLAEGVETKAHIEFLRREGCLQVQGFFFGRPGPLTSIANLVDDTFLTVDDEPEIAAGRRYFKAV, via the coding sequence ATGCTCAAAGTTCTGCAATGCCTCGCCGTCGATCACGACTATCGATATACCGCCGCAGCGGTCTTCGTCTGCATGCTCGGAAGCTTCGTTACAATGCGTCTTTTTTCGAGGGCGCGTCTGGCAACGGGGGTACAGAAGATCAACTGGCTGTTTCTAGCGGGTGTGAATGGCGGCGCGGCGATATGGACGACCCATTTCGTGGCGATGCTGGGTTATGTCGCTGCCGGTGACGTGGGTTACGACCCCTATCTGACGGGGCTGTCGCTGCTCATCGCCATTGTGACCACGACCGCCGGTTTCGGCATTTCCGCCTATGGCGGACGTAGCGTGCTGGTGGAAGCGGGCGGGATGATACTCGGCCTCGGCATTGCCGCCATGCATTATACCGGCATGGCTGCCTACAATGTTCAGGGCATGATTTTCTGGAGCCAGGCCTATGTCATCGCCTCGCTGGTGCTGGGTGCGGTGCTGGGCGCTGTCGCGATCAATCGGGTCGCACGCCCGGTCAACTGGTTCTGCCAGTACAGCGCGGTCACCTTCCTCATCCTCGCCATCGCCTCGATGCATTATACCGGCATGGCCTCGATGTCGTTCGCGTTTGATCCGCGCATCGTCATTTCGGAAAATCTTCTGCCGCCGGCGGTCATGGGTGGGGGGGCCATTGCAGTCACGCTGCTGTTGCTGGCGCTCGGACTTTCCACCTATGTCATCGATGCCCAGTCCACCCAGCAGGCTGTTGCTCGCTATCGCCACCTTTCGCTGCATGATCCGCTGACGGGCATTCCCAACCGGGCGGCCTTTATCGAGCATCTCAATCGCCGCACGCGTCATGTTTCCATGGGTGCGCATACCGCACTTCTGTCGATCGATCTCGACCGTTTCAAGGAGATCAACGACGTGCATGGTCATGCGGCGGGTGATGCCGTGCTGCGCGCCATTGCCGACCGGGCGAGTTCCGTACTGAAAGCCGGAGAATTTCTGGCGCGCATGGGCGGCGACGAGTTCGTGGCGATGACCCATTCCTATTATACCCGCGCCGACGGTGCGGAATTTGCCCAACGTCTGATCGAGCAGATCAGCAGGCCGGTCGAATGGAGCGGGCAGACATTCTGCGTGGGTGCGAGCGTTGGCATATCGGTGCGCAACACCAGCGCCATTGACGCCGATACGCTGATGGCGCAGGCCGACGTCGCCATGTACCGCGCAAAAAGCGGGACGTCGGATACGATCTGCTTTTACGACAAATCCATGGATGAGGCCGCCCGCGAGCGCAACGTCCTTGCGATCGCCATGCGCAGCGGCCTCGCCAATAACGAATTCGAGCTTTATTATCAGCAGCAGAACGACACCAGAAGCGGCAGCATTGTCGGTTTCGAGGCGCTTTTGCGCTGGAACCGACCGGAGCGCGGCATGGTATCACCTGCCGAATTCATTCCGATCGCCGAACAGACCGGATTCATCGTTGACTTGGGCGAATGGGTTCTGCGGGAAGCCTGCGCGCAGGCGGCTCTCTGGAAGAAATCGCTTTCCATCGCCGTCAATGTCGCGCCGCAGCAGCTTGCGGACAATGATTTCCCCGAAAAGGTCGAGAGAATTCTCGCTGATACGGGGCTTGCGCCGGAAAGGCTCGAACTGGAAATCACGGAAGGCAGCATTATCGCCGACCATCGCCACGCGCTCGTCACCATCCGCAAACTCAAGGCGCTCGGCGTCAAGATCGCCATGGATGACTACGGCACAGGCTATTCTTCCCTGTCCACCCTGCAAAGCTTCCCTTTCGACAAGATCAAGATCGACCGTGCCTTCATCGATGGCCTGTCGACCAACCTACAGTCGGAGGCAATTGTCCGCTCGACGCTCATTCTCGCGCACAGCCTCAATATCCCGGTGCTGGCGGAAGGGGTGGAGACCAAGGCCCATATCGAATTCCTGCGTCGCGAAGGTTGCCTGCAAGTGCAGGGCTTCTTCTTTGGCCGGCCGGGGCCTTTGACCTCTATCGCCAATCTCGTTGACGACACCTTCCTGACGGTGGATGACGAGCCGGAAATCGCAGCCGGCCGGCGTTACTTCAAGGCTGTCTGA
- a CDS encoding helix-turn-helix domain-containing protein yields the protein MPTDIAHAERVYETARQRSAAASSPIIASWRRCMVKHRLAPEENRKPIFLSEFEFRRARESAAGLIAESTDELDRIFHSVGKSGCCLLLTDAQGVALERRGAAGDDRDFRALGLWSGAVWSEASVGTNGIGTALVDERSVVVYRDQHFFTSNTELCCTTAPIRDHTGRVTGALDISTCRDDINEMTFSFVTQAVRDAAQRIEGNLFRRAFPGARIVVVPTSFGAALSLLAVDQDDLVLGATRAARLALKLDDHVIAQGVPAADILQEQRHDGGSDLAEAERSALRRVLSRTNGNVTQAASLLGISRATLHRKMKKLAVH from the coding sequence ATGCCGACAGACATCGCCCATGCAGAACGCGTGTATGAGACCGCGCGACAGCGTTCCGCAGCCGCAAGTTCACCGATTATCGCTTCATGGCGCCGTTGCATGGTCAAGCATCGTCTTGCGCCCGAAGAAAATCGCAAGCCCATCTTCTTGAGCGAGTTCGAATTTCGCCGCGCCCGCGAAAGTGCAGCCGGCCTGATTGCCGAAAGCACTGATGAACTCGACCGTATTTTTCACAGCGTCGGCAAGTCCGGCTGCTGCCTGCTTTTGACCGATGCGCAGGGCGTTGCGCTGGAACGCCGGGGTGCCGCCGGCGACGACCGTGATTTTCGCGCGCTCGGACTCTGGTCCGGCGCTGTCTGGAGCGAGGCGAGCGTCGGCACCAACGGTATCGGCACGGCGCTCGTCGACGAGCGTTCGGTGGTGGTCTATCGCGATCAGCACTTCTTCACATCGAATACCGAGCTTTGCTGCACCACCGCGCCGATCCGCGACCATACCGGCAGAGTGACGGGCGCGCTCGATATTTCCACCTGCCGTGACGACATCAACGAGATGACCTTCTCCTTCGTCACCCAGGCGGTGAGGGATGCGGCACAACGCATTGAGGGCAATCTTTTCCGCCGAGCCTTTCCCGGTGCGCGCATCGTCGTGGTGCCGACGAGCTTTGGTGCTGCCCTTTCGCTGCTTGCCGTGGATCAGGACGATCTCGTTCTGGGGGCAACACGTGCGGCACGTCTTGCGCTGAAGCTCGATGACCATGTCATCGCGCAGGGGGTACCTGCCGCCGATATTTTGCAGGAACAGCGCCACGACGGCGGTTCCGACCTTGCGGAAGCGGAGCGTTCGGCGTTGCGCCGCGTTCTTTCGCGCACGAATGGCAATGTCACGCAGGCCGCATCCCTGCTCGGCATCAGCCGGGCCACACTTCACCGCAAGATGAAGAAGCTTGCCGTGCATTGA